The following is a genomic window from Parvularculales bacterium.
CGTAAAGCGGAAGATATTATCCACAAAGAATAATACGTCCTGGCCCTGATCACGGAAATGTTCAGCAACAGTAAGACCCGTCAAGGCAACGCGAGCACGAGCACCGGGTGGTTCATTCATCTGCCCATACACCAACGAGCACTTAGAACCCTCGCCGCCTTTCTCTTTATTCACACCGGATTCAATCATCTCCCAATACAAATCATTGCCCTCACGGGTGCGCTCTCCAACACCGGCAAATACGGAATAACCACCGTGGGCCTTCGCCACATTATTGATGAGTTCCATAATCAACACGGTCTTGCCAACACCGGCACCACCAAACAAGCCAATTTTACCGCCCTTAGCATAAGGGGCCAGCAGGTCCACCACCTTAATGCCGGTCACCAGCATTTCCGCCTCGGTAGACTGATCCACAAACAAGGGCGCTTCCTGATGGATGGCACGAGTTTGGGCAGCAGGCACGGGACCGGCTTCATCCACCGGCTCACCGATAACATTGATGATGCGCCCCAGCGTCTCTTCTCCCACCGGCACGCTAATGGGAGAGCCCGTGTCAGTCACATCAGCACCGCGCACCAACCCCTCGGTTACGTCCATGGCAATAGTACGCACTGTATTCTCACCTAAATGTTGCGAGACCTCCAGCACCAGCCGGTTTCCGTTATTATCTACCTCCAAAGCGTTAAGGATAGCGGGAAGATGGTCATCAAAATGCACATCCACCACAGCCCCGATAATCTGAGTTACTTTTCCAACGACGTTTGGTTTTTCAGTCATGTATCTTTCCTATTCTATCGACCTGTTCTACCGGCTGTTTTACATTTGTTTCAAATTTGAATTCACAGCTTATATCACAACGCTTCTGCGCCGGAGATGATTTCTATCAATTCACGTGTAATCATTGCCTGACGGGTGCGGTTATAAGTAATGGTCAGCTTATCAATCATCTCACCGGCGTTGCGAGTGGCATTATCCATAGCCGTCATACGCGCTCCTTGCTCACTGGCAGCATTTTCCAAAAGTGCACGGAATATCTGCACCGCTACATTACGTGGCAAAAGAGCGTGGAGGATTTCTTCTTCATCCGGCTCATAATCAACTGCCGCTCCATCCGGAGGCAGAGCCGTGCTAACCTCATTTTCACTGTCTTCACCATCCTCACCCGTGATGGCAGCCGGAATAATCTGCCGCGCCATAGGCTCCTGAGCAATGACCGAACGAAATCGCGAATAAAACAGCGTACAAACGTCAAACTCGCCCGCTTCAAACATGGCCAGCACACGATCCGCAATACCCTTAGCTTCGGAAAAGCCAATATTTTTGACAGTGGAAAAATCAACCGTATCCACAATCTTCCCACCCATCTCACGCTTAAGCGCATCGCGTCCCTTTTTACCTATACAGATAATTTTAATCGTTCGCCCCTGCTCCATAAGAGAACGGGCATGGTCCCGTGCCTTGCGCGCAATGGAACTGTTAAACCCCCCACACAACCCCCTATCAGCAGTAGCTACCAATAACAGATGAACATCCTCACGGCCCGTTCCAACCATCAGTGGGTGACCGTCGTCACGACCTTCCATAGCATAAGCGAGGTTCGTCATAACCCGCTCCATACGTTCCGCATAAGGGCGTGCCGCCTCAGCCGCCTCTTGAGCACGGCGCAGTTTAGAAACCGCTACCATCTGCATGGCACGTGTAATTTTGCGTGTTGCAGCAACGCTACCAATGCGATTCCTCAGTTCCTTGAGGCTTGGCATAACTCCACCCCTTCCCGATTAGGCGAATGCCCTGGCGAAGGTCTGAACGGCTTCCCTGAGGGAGGAGGTTGTGGCATCGGACAATTCTTTCTCCGAGGCAATCGTCTCAAGCAAAGATTCGTTTTTGTCGTGTATATAGCGCAACAGTTCTTCCTCAAAGCGTCTAATATCAGCCACTGCCAACGGGTCAAGAAAGCCATTAACACCGGCAAAAATCACTACCACTTGCTCTTCCACAGACAATGGCGAGAATTGCGCTTGTTTGAGGAGTTCCGTCAAGCGCTCGCCACGTGCCAATAATTGCTGAGTGGCTGCATCAAGGTCTGACCCGAACTGAGCAAAAGCAGCCATATCGCGATATTGAGCCAGTTCACCCTTGATTTGCCCTGCCACCTGTTTCATGGCCTTAATTTGAGCCGCCGAGCCCACACGAGACACCGACAGCCCCACATTAAGCGCCGGACGCACACCCTGATAAAACAAATCCGTCTCCAAAAATATCTGCCCATCAGTGATGGAAATCACATTGGTGGGAATATAAGCGGAGACGTCATTGGCCTGGGTTTCAATAATGGGCAGGGCCGTCATAGAGCCTGCGCCATTGTCTTCGTTCATCTTGGCGGCACGTTCAAGGAGGCGTGAATGCAGGTAAAACACGTCACCCGGATAGGCTTCACGTCCCGGTGGACGACGCAACAACAAAGACATCTGACGATAGGCCACCGCCTGTTTGGACAAATCATCATAAATCAAAAGACTGTGCATGCCATTGTCGCGAAAGTATTCGCCCATAGTACACCCAGCAAAGGGAGCCAAAAACTGCAACGGTGCCGGCTCGGAGGCGGTTGCAGCTACCACAATAGAGTATTTCAAGGCATCATTTTCTTCCAGCGTGCGCACAATCCGCGCCACCGATGAACGCTTCTGACCTATCGCTACATAAATACAATAAAGTTTGGCGCTTTCGTCACCACCTTCATGAGCTTCTTTTTGGTTGAGGATGGCATCAATGGCGATAGCAGTTTTTCCGGTCTGGCGGTCACCAATAATCAGTTCGCGCTGACCACGACCAATCGGAATAAGAGCATCCACTGCCTTCAACCCTGTCTGCATCGGCTCATGCACCGACTTACGCGGCAAAATACCCGGTGCCTTAACATCAACCCGGCGACGCTCCTCCGTCTCAATCGGCCCCTTGCCGTCTATAGGATTACCAAGAGGGTCTACCACCCGCCCCAACAACGCCTTGCCAACGGGAACCTCAACAATGTCCCCGGTACGCTTGACCGTATCACCCTCTCCGATTTCCCTGTCAGAGCCAAAAATAACGACACCGACATTGTCCTCTTCAAGGTTCAGAGCCATGCCCCTGACACCATTGGCAAAAGCCACCATCTCACCGGCCTGCGCATTATCCAGACCATATACTCTGGCGATACCATCACCAACGGACAAAACCTGTCCTACTTCCGATACCTCAGCCTCATTGCTGAAATTACGAATTTGTTCTTTGAGAATAGCGGAAATCTCCGCTGCACGAATATCCATCAACCAACCTCTTTCATGGCAGTTTTCAACATGGCGGTTTTCAACCGGTCTAATTTCATCGCCAGAGACAAATCAACCATTCGGCTGCCGATCCTCACAACAAGCCCCGCCAGAAGAGCCTCGTCGACCCGCAATACAACCCGCACCTGTGCTCCAACAGTTTCTTTTAAGACTTCCATTAAAACATCCAGTTGTGTCTGTGTTAAGGCCTTAGCACTTGTCACTTCAGCGGTTACTTCTCCATTATGGCGCGCCAGCAAAAACCGCCACGCCGTAATAATACGCTCAAGAGCAGACAACCTCCGCTTGCGTGCCAAAAGCCCTGCAAAACCCACAACAACGCCCTCAATATTTGCCCGCGCCAACAAAGCCGAAAGCGCCTGCCACTTCTCCATAGCCGTCAATACAGGCGAACGTACCAACCGACGTAAATCAGGACTCTCCTCAAGCAGATTTGCCAACCGCTCCATGGCCGTATTGATTTCATCTAACGCTTTATCTTCACGGGCCAACTCAAAGAGAGCCGTTGCATAACGGCCCGCAACACCCGCCAACGCAGACGATGTGCCCCCGGCCCCGCCCGAAACCATTGTATCTACTGTGTCCATCGTATCTACTGTAATGGGAAAACAAACACCATCCGATGACACCTTGCAGGAGCCTCCGAAGACCCCCGTTTCGTACCACACGGTGCACCAGAGTGCAACACAAGGCCACCAAAATAGGCCACACTACGATGGTACTCAGGGCGGTCTCAAATCTCCCACCGGCCTTCTTTATTTGTTCTCTACTCTAGGGTGAATCTTACCGGTATTGAGCCTCGGTAAGCCGCCAATAGGCTCTGGTGTCCTTAAGGACCTCATTCTTCCGAATAAGGTCAAAAGGTGTATCTCCCGATTTGTTTTGCACCGCGCCATCGGCCCCATGATCCAGCAATAGTTCAACTACCGCCGATGTTTCGCTATTCTCCGCTGCCCGATGCAAGGGTGTAGAGCCCCATCCATTACGGGCCTCTATATCAGCTCCATGGTCCAGTAGCAGTTTCACCACCGCTGATGCGCTACTAAACCACGCCGCCCAATGCAGGGGCGTGGACCCATCCTCGGCACGATCTTCTATATCGGCTCCATTGGCCAGTAAAAATCCAGCACTGCCGGTGTTTGGGTAATTACTGCCGCCAAACACAGAGGCGTGACCCCCTCCTCATCGCGGGCGTTAATATTCGCTCCACCTTTGAGAGCGGACTCTACATCCGCCGCCGTGGCCATCTGCCAAAACTCCGCATTCAAAAACACATTACCTTGATCATCTTGCACCTGAAAGAGATATACCAAGATGGAAAATAAAAACAGACACCCCAGAAAGACACTCGCTTTTGTTCTCATGTTTTATTCTCCTTCTTCAGGTTGCGTTTTTCAATGATGGTGTCCAACCGGAAATCATTTTGTCTCTTTCAAGAAAACGCTATAGTAAATCGCCGATTGTGACGGCTTTTTTTTTCTATTTTTCTGCACGTCACGTCACCTATCTCAGATAGTCGAGATACATGCGTCCCCCCACAGGGCTGGAGGTCAACACCCTCAACCTCAACCATGCTGATGCCGCCATCAATCACCGGAGGGGTAACCGCTGCCGTACGTACAAATTCTTCAATTGTCTTTTCAACGTTTTCGGTAATTCGAAACTGCCGCACCGGAGAATCTGCAGCAATAAGTTTGTTGAGCAATTCCGTTACTTCAGCTTTGTTAATGGTGGATTCCGGCATATCCAGATCAAGCCGTGCCTTTTCTGCGCTGATGCCGCATCCGGTTACCCTGACAGGAAGCAGGCTGCATAATAAATGCAAACAGGTGTGCATCTTCATATGTGCATATCTTCGATCCCAGTCAATCTCACCCCCCACTGACACTCCGGGTTGGACGGCAAGGTCGGCGTCTTCACAGCGATGCCAAATCTTTAAAGGGTGGCTTTGATCAGAGAAAGTGTCGGCAACAACGACAGACTGCCCATTGATCAAAAACCGCCCGGTATCGCCCTTTTGTCCTCCTCCCCCCGGATAAAAACATGTTTGATTCAATGCGATTTCGTTTCCCCGCACATCAACAATTTCACCTTCAAAAGATTGAAGATAAGCATCATCCTCAAACAACCGTACCGTTCTGTTTTCATTTTCCATTATCATTGCAAGGCTCCTTCACGGACTAAAGGTCAGGCTCTATCGTATAGTAGCACCCTCGTATTAGTGGGTACCTTACAAAAAAACCACCCTTAAAAGAAACTCCATGGATCAACATCCACCACCACCCGCACAGAGGATGGTGCCTTCGCCAGAGCAAACCAATCCTGCACATAAGCTTGCACTTTGACATGTAGGTCGGCCTTTACCAGCAGACGATATCTATGTCGCCCCCGCAGCCACGCCATAGGGGCCGGAGCAGGACCCAGCACGCGGACTCCCTGAGCCTGAGGGGCCGTATCCGTCAAGGTCTGCGCAAAATTTGCCACCGCAGCCTCATCACGCCCGGACACCACAAGAGCCACTAAGCGTCCGAAAGGCGGCAAAGCGGCGTGCTCCCGCGCCTCCCATTCGGCACGAATAAAATTCTCGCGCTCTCCCGCCGCCAATGCCTCCATAACCGGATGCGACGGCATCCACGTCTGTAACAACGCCCAACCCGGTTTATCCTCACGACCCCCACGTCCCGCTACCTGATGCAACATCTGATAGGTCCGTTCAGCAGCCCGCAAATCTCCGTTAGCAAGGCCCAGATCGGCATCCGCAACGCCAACAAAAACCAGACGCGGAAAATGATGCCCCTTGGCTACCAACTGAGTGCCAACGATAATGTCCACCTCGCCGTTGGTGATTTTTTCAAGAGCCTCCCGATGGGCGGACGCTCCACGCAGATGATCTGACGACATCACCAAAAGTCGTGCCTCCGGCATGAGTGCCGTCAATTCTTCAGCAACCCGCTCCACCCCCGGACCGCACGCCACAAGACTATCTGCAGCATCACACTCAGGGCACACATCAGGTACTCTTAAACGGTGACCACAATGATGACATTGGAGTTTTGAACCTTGTCTGTGAGTAACAAGCCAGGCATCACAATCGGGACAGACTAAGCGATACCCGCACTTCCGGCACAACATAAGAGGCGCATACCCCCGCCGGTTAAGAAACACCATAGCCTGCCGGTCTGAGGCCAGAGCCTTCTCAAGCCCCTCCATCAAGGCAGGAGCCAGCCATCGCCCGGACGGTGGAGGATCAAGGCGCATGTCAACAAGGTCAATATGAGGTGGGGGAGCCCCCCCATGGCGATGGCCTAAAATCACACGTCCATAGCGGCCTCGATTACTGTTTACCAATGTTTCCAACGAAGGTGTTGCCGAACTCAACACGATGGCAAACCCATCCAACGAGGCGCGTGCCACCGCCATATCCCGCGCCTGATAGATGACGCCATCCTCTTGTTTGAAAGCGGCATCATGCTCTTCATCTACCACAATCAAACCCAGATCAAGCCACGGTAAAAACAACGCCGAGCGAGCCCCCACCACAAAACGCGCCTCACCACAGGCAACTGCACGCCAAATCCGCCGCCGTTCGTTTATACCCAGACCCGAATGCCAGCACAAAGGCGCACATCCAAAACGCGCCTCAAAGCGTTCCATAAACTGAGATGTCAGAGCAATTTCAGGAACCAAAACCAACCCCTGCCGCCCCTCTCGCAATGCAGTCGCTACCGCCTCAAAATAAACTTCCGTCTTGCCGGATCCCGTCACACCATCCAACACCGTAGCGCTGAACCCATCCGCTAACACTCTGCAGCGCAAAACATCAACCGCCTCTTGTTGCTGATGAGATAAATCCACGCCGCTATGGTCAGGGTCCGGTATCGGTAAAGGCGCTTCTTCTATCATCACACGATGTATAACGTCATGTGATACAAGCCCCCGTATTACCGTAAGGGACACTCCTGCCGCTTGCGCCAGCGCCGACGCTGATAAGGGTCCTTCTTGTAAAACCTCCAACACTCGGCGGCGGGCAGGAGTCATCTTTATTGATGAAATATCAGTATTTGTCTCACGCAACGCATAAGCCCAATCCCCCCTCTGCCCTTCAAGAGCGGCAGGTGTATTAAGCACCAAGCGCAAGACCGCACCCGGCATCGCAAGGGTATAGGCGGCTACCCAATCGACAAACCGGCGCGTGGCCTCCGTTAAGGGTGGTGCATCCGGCCGTGCAGCTACATCTTTCAAGCGGTGGGCGGCAACCTCGCCACCGGCCCCCAAGGTCCAGACCACTCCCACCACTTCCCGCCGCATCCCCCATGGAACCCGCACAATATCCCCCGGTGCTAAGACTTCAGACGATAAGTAATCATAAAGCCCCCGTGCACCCGGCCCGGCCACAGCAGGCAGAACCCGCACACACCCACCGCCCTTTATGGGATCAGGGATAGAATCAGAGATATAATTGGGAGCATCTGGCATCATAGGGTCAATGTGTCCTATAACAGGCTACACCGTCAAAGAGCCAATAAGGGAAAATCCGTTTATGCAATTTTTTGTTGATACCGCCGATGTAGCAACCATCCGCGATTTAGCCGAAACCGGCATGGTAGACGGTGTTACCACCAACCCATCTCTGGTAGCCAAGGCAGGAGGAGATTTTTTTGCCACGCTGGCCGATATCTGCGCCGCCATTGATGGCCCTGTCAGCGCCGAGGTCACGGCCACCGACACGGAGACTATGGTTGCCGAAGGGCACAAACTAGCCAAAGTTGCCGAGAATATTGCCATCAAAGTGCCCCTTACATGGGAAGGGCTTAAAGCCTGTCGTACGCTTGCCGACGACGGTCATATGGTAAACGTCACGTTATGTTTCAGTGTTGCCCAAGCGCTGTTGGCAGCCAAAGCGGGAGCTAGTTTTATATCGCCCTTTATCGGACGACTGGATGACACCGGGCAAAATGGCATGGCATTGATTGGTGATATTCGCGCCATATACGACAACTACCCCGCTCTTAAAACTGAAATTCTAGCAGCCTCCATTCGCCACACCGATCATGTGCGTGAGGTCGCTCTTGCGGGTGCTGATATTGCCACTCTCCCTCCTGAGGTTTTGCGCACTCTCGCTCATCATCCCTTAACGGATAAAGGGCTTGCCATTTTTCTGGATGACTGGAAAAAAACCGGACAAACTATTCTTTAAGGGGTTATCCGGTGAGCAATGGGATTATGAGTCCTTGCGGAGCTCAGGGTACGCCGTGCGTAGCTCATCGTAACCTAACGGATAGTCAATAATAATTTGACCCACAACCCCCGCAGGCCCCAAGCGGCGGCCTGCCACCTCTAAAACCAGAGCGCCCGCATCCTGCGTACTAAAAAAAGCAGGCAGGTCGCTCATAGACACTACAAAATACTCTCCAGCAGACAAAAAATCATTCAACAAAACATCACCCGTACTTGTCTCAACACGCACCCAGACTTCACCCGTAGCGTGAAGAACAATCGGATAGGTGATCCGACCGGTTAGGATAGCATCCGCCTTACCTTCTTTTGGCTTTGAAACCTCAGAAAAAGAGAGAGAAGACGAAGGAGTTAAGGCCAACGCCTGACCGGAAACAGGGGGTGCATCAGTTGAATCATCCACCACATCATCTGTCTTAGCGTTTGTTGAATCCTTCTCAACCATCGGCGAGTAATCACTCACCTGAGGATATTCAAACGTTTGCCACTCTACCTTATCGGCCGTTGCAAAAATCCAACCGCTATAAATTACAGTCGTCAAAAACGCCGCCACTAAAGTATACGGAACGCCCCTCACACGACTATCATAATTGAGACGTACGAAATGCTCTGATGTGAATTTATGATTATACTTTAACTTTGCCTTTAGGCGGCGCTCTTCCGAGCCGGGCCCGCGATAGACAGCAACAAGCGCCTCAGCGTCAAGACCCAACTCAGCAGCGTAACAACGTAAAAACCCAAGGGTGTAAACCCGTTGGGGCAGATAATTCCACGCCTCACATTCCAGCGCCTGCAAATGACGAGAGGGCACATGAATCCGCGCGGCAATAGAATCAATAGTCTCCCCGCGTGCCTCTCTGGCTTGCCTGAGCGCCTCTCCAATCACGCCGGGGGCTTTCTGGTCATCCTTTTTCATCTCAATCCAATGTCGGGTGTCCCATGACCAAGCATAACACACCCACTCTCAATCTTACCTAGCACGGCCTCAAACGGATTGTAGGTAATGCGCCTACCTTTTTCAATAAGCCCCCTAATAGAAATTAAGGGACGGATGGTAGGCTTTCTGTGAAAAGCTTCCATAACAACCAAAAAAATGGGCATATAGACAGCCCACAACCACAACATACCAGACGTAGTATCTTTATGCTACAACCAACTCGGCCGGAACCAAACATCACAGATGTCCTCTATCACGGTCGCCCCTATCGTGGTTGAAAATCTACATCGTGCTCACAGGCATAAGCCAGCAACCGGCCCCGGACACTATCTTGAGGCGCGTCACATAGTTGCTCAACAAAAGTACCAAGAGCGCCGTGGTTGACGGAACGTATCATCATCTTAAC
Proteins encoded in this region:
- the atpD gene encoding F0F1 ATP synthase subunit beta; translated protein: MTEKPNVVGKVTQIIGAVVDVHFDDHLPAILNALEVDNNGNRLVLEVSQHLGENTVRTIAMDVTEGLVRGADVTDTGSPISVPVGEETLGRIINVIGEPVDEAGPVPAAQTRAIHQEAPLFVDQSTEAEMLVTGIKVVDLLAPYAKGGKIGLFGGAGVGKTVLIMELINNVAKAHGGYSVFAGVGERTREGNDLYWEMIESGVNKEKGGEGSKCSLVYGQMNEPPGARARVALTGLTVAEHFRDQGQDVLFFVDNIFRFTQAGSEVSALLGRIPSAVGYQPTLATDMGSMQERITSTNKGSITSVQAIYVPADDLTDPAPATSFAHLDATTVLSRAISEKGIYPAVDPLDSTSRILEPQVVGEEHYAVARQVQEILQRYKALQDIIAILGMDELSEEDKLTVSRARKIERFLSQPFHVAEVFTGSSGKLVGLADTIKGFQSLCNGDYDHLPEAAFYMVGGIEEAVEKAEQLAMKAA
- a CDS encoding F0F1 ATP synthase subunit gamma yields the protein MPSLKELRNRIGSVAATRKITRAMQMVAVSKLRRAQEAAEAARPYAERMERVMTNLAYAMEGRDDGHPLMVGTGREDVHLLLVATADRGLCGGFNSSIARKARDHARSLMEQGRTIKIICIGKKGRDALKREMGGKIVDTVDFSTVKNIGFSEAKGIADRVLAMFEAGEFDVCTLFYSRFRSVIAQEPMARQIIPAAITGEDGEDSENEVSTALPPDGAAVDYEPDEEEILHALLPRNVAVQIFRALLENAASEQGARMTAMDNATRNAGEMIDKLTITYNRTRQAMITRELIEIISGAEAL
- the atpA gene encoding F0F1 ATP synthase subunit alpha, whose protein sequence is MDIRAAEISAILKEQIRNFSNEAEVSEVGQVLSVGDGIARVYGLDNAQAGEMVAFANGVRGMALNLEEDNVGVVIFGSDREIGEGDTVKRTGDIVEVPVGKALLGRVVDPLGNPIDGKGPIETEERRRVDVKAPGILPRKSVHEPMQTGLKAVDALIPIGRGQRELIIGDRQTGKTAIAIDAILNQKEAHEGGDESAKLYCIYVAIGQKRSSVARIVRTLEENDALKYSIVVAATASEPAPLQFLAPFAGCTMGEYFRDNGMHSLLIYDDLSKQAVAYRQMSLLLRRPPGREAYPGDVFYLHSRLLERAAKMNEDNGAGSMTALPIIETQANDVSAYIPTNVISITDGQIFLETDLFYQGVRPALNVGLSVSRVGSAAQIKAMKQVAGQIKGELAQYRDMAAFAQFGSDLDAATQQLLARGERLTELLKQAQFSPLSVEEQVVVIFAGVNGFLDPLAVADIRRFEEELLRYIHDKNESLLETIASEKELSDATTSSLREAVQTFARAFA
- a CDS encoding F0F1 ATP synthase subunit delta, whose product is MDTVDTMVSGGAGGTSSALAGVAGRYATALFELAREDKALDEINTAMERLANLLEESPDLRRLVRSPVLTAMEKWQALSALLARANIEGVVVGFAGLLARKRRLSALERIITAWRFLLARHNGEVTAEVTSAKALTQTQLDVLMEVLKETVGAQVRVVLRVDEALLAGLVVRIGSRMVDLSLAMKLDRLKTAMLKTAMKEVG
- a CDS encoding ankyrin repeat domain-containing protein, which encodes MFGGSNYPNTGSAGFLLANGADIEDRAEDGSTPLHWAAWFSSASAVVKLLLDHGADIEARNGWGSTPLHRAAENSETSAVVELLLDHGADGAVQNKSGDTPFDLIRKNEVLKDTRAYWRLTEAQYR
- a CDS encoding ankyrin repeat domain-containing protein, producing the protein MRTKASVFLGCLFLFSILVYLFQVQDDQGNVFLNAEFWQMATAADVESALKGGANINARDEEGVTPLCLAAVITQTPAVLDFYWPMEPI
- a CDS encoding alanyl-tRNA editing protein translates to MIMENENRTVRLFEDDAYLQSFEGEIVDVRGNEIALNQTCFYPGGGGQKGDTGRFLINGQSVVVADTFSDQSHPLKIWHRCEDADLAVQPGVSVGGEIDWDRRYAHMKMHTCLHLLCSLLPVRVTGCGISAEKARLDLDMPESTINKAEVTELLNKLIAADSPVRQFRITENVEKTIEEFVRTAAVTPPVIDGGISMVEVEGVDLQPCGGTHVSRLSEIGDVTCRKIEKKSRHNRRFTIAFS
- a CDS encoding primosomal protein N', which gives rise to MMPDAPNYISDSIPDPIKGGGCVRVLPAVAGPGARGLYDYLSSEVLAPGDIVRVPWGMRREVVGVVWTLGAGGEVAAHRLKDVAARPDAPPLTEATRRFVDWVAAYTLAMPGAVLRLVLNTPAALEGQRGDWAYALRETNTDISSIKMTPARRRVLEVLQEGPLSASALAQAAGVSLTVIRGLVSHDVIHRVMIEEAPLPIPDPDHSGVDLSHQQQEAVDVLRCRVLADGFSATVLDGVTGSGKTEVYFEAVATALREGRQGLVLVPEIALTSQFMERFEARFGCAPLCWHSGLGINERRRIWRAVACGEARFVVGARSALFLPWLDLGLIVVDEEHDAAFKQEDGVIYQARDMAVARASLDGFAIVLSSATPSLETLVNSNRGRYGRVILGHRHGGAPPPHIDLVDMRLDPPPSGRWLAPALMEGLEKALASDRQAMVFLNRRGYAPLMLCRKCGYRLVCPDCDAWLVTHRQGSKLQCHHCGHRLRVPDVCPECDAADSLVACGPGVERVAEELTALMPEARLLVMSSDHLRGASAHREALEKITNGEVDIIVGTQLVAKGHHFPRLVFVGVADADLGLANGDLRAAERTYQMLHQVAGRGGREDKPGWALLQTWMPSHPVMEALAAGERENFIRAEWEAREHAALPPFGRLVALVVSGRDEAAVANFAQTLTDTAPQAQGVRVLGPAPAPMAWLRGRHRYRLLVKADLHVKVQAYVQDWFALAKAPSSVRVVVDVDPWSFF
- the fsa gene encoding fructose-6-phosphate aldolase, which encodes MQFFVDTADVATIRDLAETGMVDGVTTNPSLVAKAGGDFFATLADICAAIDGPVSAEVTATDTETMVAEGHKLAKVAENIAIKVPLTWEGLKACRTLADDGHMVNVTLCFSVAQALLAAKAGASFISPFIGRLDDTGQNGMALIGDIRAIYDNYPALKTEILAASIRHTDHVREVALAGADIATLPPEVLRTLAHHPLTDKGLAIFLDDWKKTGQTIL
- a CDS encoding RodZ domain-containing protein; this translates as MKKDDQKAPGVIGEALRQAREARGETIDSIAARIHVPSRHLQALECEAWNYLPQRVYTLGFLRCYAAELGLDAEALVAVYRGPGSEERRLKAKLKYNHKFTSEHFVRLNYDSRVRGVPYTLVAAFLTTVIYSGWIFATADKVEWQTFEYPQVSDYSPMVEKDSTNAKTDDVVDDSTDAPPVSGQALALTPSSSLSFSEVSKPKEGKADAILTGRITYPIVLHATGEVWVRVETSTGDVLLNDFLSAGEYFVVSMSDLPAFFSTQDAGALVLEVAGRRLGPAGVVGQIIIDYPLGYDELRTAYPELRKDS